The Meriones unguiculatus strain TT.TT164.6M chromosome 1, Bangor_MerUng_6.1, whole genome shotgun sequence genome has a segment encoding these proteins:
- the LOC132653118 gene encoding sialic acid-binding Ig-like lectin 10, whose product MLWGLKALPLLYLGFLSPVLVDIKKTAVEDAVCSTVSCVIEFFKASSRNPVTANYRLNENISFHVGTSQPRAPMGDLSTEEVEYCILLTHSALRRENMAYSLYVGPGEKKDTVLMEDAGLSMSDLTQKSELPNPESGLAGGPVTLTCAIQDTCQEPKAPFLSWKGPTVSSNTIIFINSSSEQAVAPQPRDQGTTLRCHVNLPLDNLLSSKVLKLQLVSPARLLNYSCVLTRTLVCSCSFFGIPTPSVQWWLGRTPVSVNSADTILHMTTTTLEPWTNSTINLVWEPEVIKRLRCEGKNQYGVHASRIFLIPDKSSISNVFLRGLVQGLVYGTIASILFLFFLVVLVMKVLDWWEENHTCKNTEAPALKKPVSGEAKMAEV is encoded by the exons ATGCTGTGGGGGCTCaaggccctgcctctgctgtatTTGG GGTTCCTCTCTCCGGTTTTGGTGGATATCAAGAAGACAGCAGTGGAAGATGCTGTATGCAGTACGGTCTCTTGTGTGATTGAATTTTTCAAGGCATCTTCTAGAAATCCCGTGACTGCGAACTACAGGCTTAATGAAAATATCAGCTTCCATGTTggaaccagccagcccagggcCCCCATGGGTGACCTCTCCACGGAGGAGGTGGAATACTGCATCCTGCTGACCCACAGCGCgctcagaagagaaaacatggCCTACTCACTCTATGTGGGTCCAGGAGAGAAGAAAGACACTGTCCTGATGGAGGACGCTGGACTCTCCATGTCAG aCCTGACCCAAAAGTCAGAGCTTCCCAACCCAGAAAGCGGTTTGGCCGGAGGGCCTGTGACATTGACCTGTGCCATCCAAGACACCTGCCAGGAGCCCAAAGCCCCCTTTCTCTCCTGGAAAGGCCCCACTGTGTCTTCCAACACGATCATCTTCATCAACTCCTCATCAGAGCAGGCTGTTGCCCCACAGCCCAGGGACCAGGGCACCACTCTCAGATGCCACGTAAACCTACCCCTAGACAACCTGCTCAGCAGCAAAGTGCTCAAGCTGCAGCTGGTCT CACCTGCCAGGCTGCTCAACTATTCCTGTGTGCTGACGAGGACACTGGTGTGTAGCTGTTCCTTCTTTGGGATCCCCACACCCTCGGTGCAGTGGTGGTTGGGAAGAACCCCTGTGAGTGTGAATAGTGCTGATACCATCCTGCACATGACCACCACCACACTGGAACCCTGGACCAACAGCACCATTAATCTCGTGTGGGAACCAGAAGTCATTAAGCGTCTTCGATGTGAGGGGAAGAACCAATATGGAGTCCATGCTTCCAGAATTTTCTTGATACCAG ACAAAAGTTCCATTTCCAATGTGTTCCTGCGAGGACTGGTCCAGGGCCTTGTGTATGGGACCATAGcatctattttattcttattcttcctCGTTGTCCTGGT AATGAAGGTGCTTGACTGGTGGGAGGAAAATCATACTTGCAAGAACACAGAAGCCCCGGCCCTCAAGAAACCAGTTTCAGGAGAAGCCAAAATGGCTGAAGTTTGA
- the Iglon5 gene encoding igLON family member 5 isoform X4 — translation MSWHGPFSCCLQHFESTVSTRERHLVRCCRRLGRRPGLLSQSLEFSSPADNYTVCEGDNATLSCFIDEHVTRVAWLNRSNILYAGNDRWTSDPRVRLLINTPEEFSILITQVGLGDEGLYTCSFQTRHQPFTTQVFLIVHVPARIVNISSPVAVNEGGNVNLLCLAVGRPEPTVTWRQLRVFVSGPAPFPTSHHRRLHFRGRDPGNLRHPAGSGRGIRMRYSQRGELGAGQPPRAGHSELSPDHHRRDQRAHRPGPGCSPPLRSHGGAACRFPVVQG, via the exons ATGAGCTGGCATGGCCCATTCTCATGCTGTCTCCAGCACTTTGAGAGCACCGTCTCCACAAGGGAACGTCACTTAGTCCGATGCTGCAGACGCCTCGGGCGGCGCCCTG GGCTGCTGTCTCAGAGCCTGGAGTTCAGCTCACCCGCGGACAACTACACAGTGTGCGAAGGTGACAATGCCACCCTCAG CTGCTTCATTGATGAGCACGTGACCCGGGTAGCCTGGCTGAACCGCTCCAACATCCTGTACGCGGGCAATGACCGTTGGACCAGCGACCCCCGGGTTCGCCTGCTCATCAACACACCGGAGGAGTTCTCCATCCTCATCACCCAGGTGGGGCTCGGGGACGAGGGCCTCTACACCTGCTCCTTCCAGACCCGCCACCAGCCCTTCACCACCCAGGTCTTCCTCATTGTCCACG TCCCCGCCCGTATTGTGAACATCTCCTCCCCTGTGGCGGTGAATGAAGGAGGCAATGTGAACCTTCTCTGCCTGGCTGTGGGAAGGCCAGAGCCCACGGTCACCTGGAGACAGCTCCGAG TGTTTGTGTCCGGCCCCgcccccttccccacctcccaccaCAGACGGCTTCACTTCAGAGGGCGAGATCCTGGAAATCTCCGACATCCAGCGGGGTCAGGCCGGGGAATACGAATGCGTTACTCACAACGGGGTGAACTCGGCGCCGGACAGCCGCCGCGTGCTGGTCACAGTGAATT ATCCCCCGACCATCACCGACGTGACCAGCGCGCGCACCGCCCTGGGCCGGGCTGCTCTCCTCCGCTGCGAAGCCATGGCGGTGCCGCCTGCCGATTTCCAGTGGTACAAGGATGA
- the Iglon5 gene encoding igLON family member 5 isoform X1: protein MSWHGPFSCCLQHFESTVSTRERHLVRCCRRLGRRPGLLSQSLEFSSPADNYTVCEGDNATLSCFIDEHVTRVAWLNRSNILYAGNDRWTSDPRVRLLINTPEEFSILITQVGLGDEGLYTCSFQTRHQPFTTQVFLIVHVPARIVNISSPVAVNEGGNVNLLCLAVGRPEPTVTWRQLRDGFTSEGEILEISDIQRGQAGEYECVTHNGVNSAPDSRRVLVTVNYPPTITDVTSARTALGRAALLRCEAMAVPPADFQWYKDDRLLSSGSAEGLKVQTERTRSMLLFANVSARHYGNYTCRAANRLGASSASMRLLRPGSLENSAPRPPGPLALLSALSWLWWRM from the exons ATGAGCTGGCATGGCCCATTCTCATGCTGTCTCCAGCACTTTGAGAGCACCGTCTCCACAAGGGAACGTCACTTAGTCCGATGCTGCAGACGCCTCGGGCGGCGCCCTG GGCTGCTGTCTCAGAGCCTGGAGTTCAGCTCACCCGCGGACAACTACACAGTGTGCGAAGGTGACAATGCCACCCTCAG CTGCTTCATTGATGAGCACGTGACCCGGGTAGCCTGGCTGAACCGCTCCAACATCCTGTACGCGGGCAATGACCGTTGGACCAGCGACCCCCGGGTTCGCCTGCTCATCAACACACCGGAGGAGTTCTCCATCCTCATCACCCAGGTGGGGCTCGGGGACGAGGGCCTCTACACCTGCTCCTTCCAGACCCGCCACCAGCCCTTCACCACCCAGGTCTTCCTCATTGTCCACG TCCCCGCCCGTATTGTGAACATCTCCTCCCCTGTGGCGGTGAATGAAGGAGGCAATGTGAACCTTCTCTGCCTGGCTGTGGGAAGGCCAGAGCCCACGGTCACCTGGAGACAGCTCCGAG ACGGCTTCACTTCAGAGGGCGAGATCCTGGAAATCTCCGACATCCAGCGGGGTCAGGCCGGGGAATACGAATGCGTTACTCACAACGGGGTGAACTCGGCGCCGGACAGCCGCCGCGTGCTGGTCACAGTGAATT ATCCCCCGACCATCACCGACGTGACCAGCGCGCGCACCGCCCTGGGCCGGGCTGCTCTCCTCCGCTGCGAAGCCATGGCGGTGCCGCCTGCCGATTTCCAGTGGTACAAGGATGACAGGCT GCTCAGCAGCGGTTCGGCGGAGGGCCTCAAGGTGCAGACGGAGCGCACCCGATCCATGCTTCTTTTTGCCAACGTGAGCGCCAGGCACTACGGCAACTACACCTGTCGCGCAGCCAACCGGCTGGGAGCATCCAGCGCCTCCATGCGGCTCCTGC
- the Iglon5 gene encoding igLON family member 5 isoform X2, whose amino-acid sequence MSWHGPFSCCLQHFESTVSTRERHLVRCCRRLGRRPGLLSQSLEFSSPADNYTVCEGDNATLSCFIDEHVTRVAWLNRSNILYAGNDRWTSDPRVRLLINTPEEFSILITQVGLGDEGLYTCSFQTRHQPFTTQVFLIVHVPARIVNISSPVAVNEGGNVNLLCLAVGRPEPTVTWRQLRDGFTSEGEILEISDIQRGQAGEYECVTHNGVNSAPDSRRVLVTVNYPPTITDVTSARTALGRAALLRCEAMAVPPADFQWYKDDRLLSSGSAEGLKVQTERTRSMLLFANVSARHYGNYTCRAANRLGASSASMRLLRASAPGGGVQDPWRTQLRDPRGPWPSSPP is encoded by the exons ATGAGCTGGCATGGCCCATTCTCATGCTGTCTCCAGCACTTTGAGAGCACCGTCTCCACAAGGGAACGTCACTTAGTCCGATGCTGCAGACGCCTCGGGCGGCGCCCTG GGCTGCTGTCTCAGAGCCTGGAGTTCAGCTCACCCGCGGACAACTACACAGTGTGCGAAGGTGACAATGCCACCCTCAG CTGCTTCATTGATGAGCACGTGACCCGGGTAGCCTGGCTGAACCGCTCCAACATCCTGTACGCGGGCAATGACCGTTGGACCAGCGACCCCCGGGTTCGCCTGCTCATCAACACACCGGAGGAGTTCTCCATCCTCATCACCCAGGTGGGGCTCGGGGACGAGGGCCTCTACACCTGCTCCTTCCAGACCCGCCACCAGCCCTTCACCACCCAGGTCTTCCTCATTGTCCACG TCCCCGCCCGTATTGTGAACATCTCCTCCCCTGTGGCGGTGAATGAAGGAGGCAATGTGAACCTTCTCTGCCTGGCTGTGGGAAGGCCAGAGCCCACGGTCACCTGGAGACAGCTCCGAG ACGGCTTCACTTCAGAGGGCGAGATCCTGGAAATCTCCGACATCCAGCGGGGTCAGGCCGGGGAATACGAATGCGTTACTCACAACGGGGTGAACTCGGCGCCGGACAGCCGCCGCGTGCTGGTCACAGTGAATT ATCCCCCGACCATCACCGACGTGACCAGCGCGCGCACCGCCCTGGGCCGGGCTGCTCTCCTCCGCTGCGAAGCCATGGCGGTGCCGCCTGCCGATTTCCAGTGGTACAAGGATGACAGGCT GCTCAGCAGCGGTTCGGCGGAGGGCCTCAAGGTGCAGACGGAGCGCACCCGATCCATGCTTCTTTTTGCCAACGTGAGCGCCAGGCACTACGGCAACTACACCTGTCGCGCAGCCAACCGGCTGGGAGCATCCAGCGCCTCCATGCGGCTCCTGCGTGCGTCTGCACCGGGCGGCGGG
- the Iglon5 gene encoding igLON family member 5 isoform X3: MPPPAPGARLRLLAAAALAGLAVISRGLLSQSLEFSSPADNYTVCEGDNATLSCFIDEHVTRVAWLNRSNILYAGNDRWTSDPRVRLLINTPEEFSILITQVGLGDEGLYTCSFQTRHQPFTTQVFLIVHVPARIVNISSPVAVNEGGNVNLLCLAVGRPEPTVTWRQLRDGFTSEGEILEISDIQRGQAGEYECVTHNGVNSAPDSRRVLVTVNYPPTITDVTSARTALGRAALLRCEAMAVPPADFQWYKDDRLLSSGSAEGLKVQTERTRSMLLFANVSARHYGNYTCRAANRLGASSASMRLLRPGSLENSAPRPPGPLALLSALSWLWWRM; encoded by the exons ATGCCCCCCCCTGCGCCCGGGGCCCGGCTCCGGctcctcgccgccgccgccctgGCCGGCCTGGCCGTCATCAGCCGAG GGCTGCTGTCTCAGAGCCTGGAGTTCAGCTCACCCGCGGACAACTACACAGTGTGCGAAGGTGACAATGCCACCCTCAG CTGCTTCATTGATGAGCACGTGACCCGGGTAGCCTGGCTGAACCGCTCCAACATCCTGTACGCGGGCAATGACCGTTGGACCAGCGACCCCCGGGTTCGCCTGCTCATCAACACACCGGAGGAGTTCTCCATCCTCATCACCCAGGTGGGGCTCGGGGACGAGGGCCTCTACACCTGCTCCTTCCAGACCCGCCACCAGCCCTTCACCACCCAGGTCTTCCTCATTGTCCACG TCCCCGCCCGTATTGTGAACATCTCCTCCCCTGTGGCGGTGAATGAAGGAGGCAATGTGAACCTTCTCTGCCTGGCTGTGGGAAGGCCAGAGCCCACGGTCACCTGGAGACAGCTCCGAG ACGGCTTCACTTCAGAGGGCGAGATCCTGGAAATCTCCGACATCCAGCGGGGTCAGGCCGGGGAATACGAATGCGTTACTCACAACGGGGTGAACTCGGCGCCGGACAGCCGCCGCGTGCTGGTCACAGTGAATT ATCCCCCGACCATCACCGACGTGACCAGCGCGCGCACCGCCCTGGGCCGGGCTGCTCTCCTCCGCTGCGAAGCCATGGCGGTGCCGCCTGCCGATTTCCAGTGGTACAAGGATGACAGGCT GCTCAGCAGCGGTTCGGCGGAGGGCCTCAAGGTGCAGACGGAGCGCACCCGATCCATGCTTCTTTTTGCCAACGTGAGCGCCAGGCACTACGGCAACTACACCTGTCGCGCAGCCAACCGGCTGGGAGCATCCAGCGCCTCCATGCGGCTCCTGC